In Vulgatibacter sp., a single genomic region encodes these proteins:
- a CDS encoding helix-turn-helix domain-containing protein, with protein MNARTKDLSNRIANRVRDLRLERGWSQPELARRSTLSNAMVSMVERGERTPSLEALAALASALDVDPAILLTVDETASMKADARRLAEELSDLKLPRADIEAIRRIARALAGDRDAAASRKQAKRA; from the coding sequence ATGAACGCCAGAACCAAGGATCTCTCCAACCGCATCGCGAACCGGGTTCGCGACCTCCGCCTCGAACGCGGCTGGTCGCAGCCGGAGCTCGCCCGCAGGTCCACCCTCTCCAACGCCATGGTCAGCATGGTCGAGCGCGGCGAGCGCACCCCCTCGCTCGAGGCACTGGCCGCCCTCGCCTCGGCCCTCGACGTCGACCCGGCCATCCTCCTCACCGTCGACGAGACGGCCAGCATGAAGGCCGACGCGCGCCGCCTCGCCGAGGAGCTCTCGGATCTGAAGCTTCCCCGCGCCGACATCGAGGCGATCCGCCGCATCGCCCGTGCCCTCGCCGGCGATCGGGACGCCGCAGCCAGCCGGAAGCAGGCCAAGCGGGCCTGA
- a CDS encoding Rieske (2Fe-2S) protein: MERTAIASSAQLPEGGAIRFRASSGGAAVDAFVIRFRGALHAYVNRCTHREVELDLGNGSFFHPDGTRLLCRAHGALYEPGTGACAGGMCPKGSALTPVAVEEIDGVIYALPG, encoded by the coding sequence ATGGAACGCACCGCCATCGCCTCCAGCGCCCAGCTCCCAGAGGGCGGCGCCATCCGCTTCCGTGCGAGCAGCGGCGGCGCCGCCGTCGACGCCTTCGTGATCCGCTTCCGCGGCGCGCTCCACGCCTACGTGAACCGTTGCACCCACCGCGAGGTGGAGCTCGACCTGGGCAACGGCAGCTTCTTCCATCCGGACGGCACGCGGTTGCTCTGCAGGGCCCACGGCGCCCTCTACGAGCCCGGCACCGGTGCCTGCGCCGGCGGCATGTGTCCGAAGGGGAGCGCCCTCACCCCCGTCGCCGTCGAGGAGATCGACGGCGTGATCTACGCGCTGCCGGGCTGA
- a CDS encoding response regulator codes for MEPCSVLVVEDDVDCAEVIAEALRTCGHDVAVAARAELLREHLERHRPDVLLVDGHLGAVDGIELVRELREGPLAGVPVLLTTGRARAEVARAARAAGIERILVKPLDLAVLFDAVRTAVERTRAARPRVACR; via the coding sequence ATGGAGCCCTGCTCCGTGCTGGTGGTGGAGGACGACGTCGACTGCGCCGAGGTGATCGCGGAAGCCCTGCGCACCTGCGGTCACGACGTGGCGGTGGCTGCCCGTGCCGAGTTGCTTCGAGAGCACCTGGAGCGCCATCGACCCGACGTGCTGCTCGTGGACGGGCATCTCGGCGCCGTCGACGGGATCGAGCTGGTGCGGGAGCTGCGGGAGGGGCCGCTCGCTGGCGTCCCCGTCCTGCTCACCACGGGCCGGGCGAGGGCCGAGGTGGCGCGGGCGGCGCGTGCCGCGGGAATCGAGCGGATCCTGGTCAAGCCGCTGGACCTCGCGGTGCTCTTCGACGCGGTGCGGACGGCGGTGGAACGGACGCGGGCAGCGCGGCCACGGGTGGCCTGCCGCTGA
- a CDS encoding PHP domain-containing protein: MTLRFDVHVHSARSVAGAPTADRLVRLAEQAGLDGLVLTELGERWSERELVSLRQRTETQLIVLSAEYLIVDDVSLLAYGFSGSLPPLDDLETAIGRIRAEGGTAVVAYPFDDGAPSLQRLVDLGVQGIEVYSANGELPTDQQLEEARRLGLFTVAGSGFRGGSGTSVGDCHTLIDADVRSGRDLAVAIRSGRARAVFGPPPRAAAGHRAPVVRHEQAQAGASRG, encoded by the coding sequence GTGACCCTTCGATTCGACGTGCATGTCCACAGCGCGCGCTCGGTTGCCGGCGCACCGACCGCCGATCGGCTCGTCCGCCTCGCGGAGCAGGCGGGACTCGATGGCCTGGTGCTCACCGAGCTCGGCGAGCGGTGGTCCGAGCGGGAGCTCGTGAGCCTGCGGCAGCGCACGGAGACGCAGCTCATCGTGCTCTCGGCGGAATACCTCATCGTCGACGACGTGAGCCTGCTCGCCTACGGCTTCTCCGGTTCGCTTCCGCCCCTCGACGACCTCGAGACGGCGATCGGACGGATCCGCGCCGAGGGCGGCACGGCGGTGGTGGCCTATCCCTTCGACGACGGAGCGCCCTCCCTGCAGCGCCTGGTGGATCTCGGCGTGCAGGGGATCGAGGTCTACTCCGCGAACGGCGAGCTGCCCACCGACCAGCAGCTCGAGGAGGCGCGCAGGCTGGGCCTCTTCACGGTGGCGGGCTCGGGCTTCCGCGGCGGCAGCGGCACGTCGGTCGGCGATTGCCACACGCTGATCGACGCGGACGTGCGCTCGGGGCGCGATCTCGCGGTGGCGATCCGCAGCGGCAGGGCCCGCGCCGTCTTCGGTCCGCCGCCGCGCGCCGCAGCGGGCCATCGCGCCCCGGTGGTGCGCCACGAGCAGGCGCAGGCCGGCGCGTCCCGCGGCTAG
- a CDS encoding response regulator, with protein sequence MKVLVVEDDRDYAALLSRWLGREGFAVETVEDGAEAYARLAGGGFDAAVIDLLLPSVGGAELLHCIRADARLSDLRVVVHTALPITPERATLLAGADVVLEKAGFVLPLVKALAALVQEPGRREIG encoded by the coding sequence ATGAAGGTGCTCGTGGTGGAAGACGACCGCGACTACGCCGCGCTCCTGTCGAGGTGGCTGGGGCGCGAGGGTTTCGCGGTGGAGACGGTCGAGGATGGAGCCGAGGCCTACGCGCGCCTCGCCGGCGGCGGTTTCGACGCAGCGGTGATCGATCTGCTCCTGCCCTCGGTCGGCGGCGCGGAGTTGCTCCACTGCATCCGCGCCGACGCGCGTCTCTCCGATCTGCGTGTGGTCGTCCACACCGCGCTGCCGATCACGCCGGAGCGGGCGACGCTTCTGGCTGGGGCCGACGTGGTGCTGGAGAAGGCGGGGTTCGTGCTCCCGCTGGTCAAGGCGCTCGCGGCGCTGGTGCAGGAGCCGGGACGGCGGGAGATCGGCTGA
- a CDS encoding universal stress protein encodes MFRRILVGVDGSEVSLAAAAAAGRLATEGGGDVTICHVVAPAPVFVDAAALTLVEYDRRAAEESGRILQQARARLPAELHVEEKVLHGQPASSLVEEARLRGYDLLVVGSHGRSGIRRFLLGSVASQVVAHAPIPVLVHRDSQGVSEPS; translated from the coding sequence ATGTTCCGCAGGATCCTGGTCGGCGTCGACGGTTCGGAGGTCTCCCTCGCAGCTGCAGCGGCTGCAGGGCGGCTCGCAACGGAGGGAGGCGGCGACGTCACGATCTGCCACGTGGTGGCGCCAGCGCCGGTCTTCGTCGATGCGGCCGCGCTGACCCTGGTCGAATACGATCGCCGCGCGGCCGAGGAGTCCGGGCGGATCCTGCAGCAGGCACGCGCCAGGCTACCTGCCGAGCTGCACGTCGAGGAGAAGGTGCTGCATGGGCAGCCCGCCTCCAGCCTGGTGGAGGAGGCGCGGCTCCGTGGCTACGATCTCCTCGTCGTCGGTAGCCATGGCCGCAGCGGCATCCGGCGCTTTCTCCTCGGTAGCGTCGCCTCGCAGGTGGTGGCGCACGCGCCCATTCCCGTTCTGGTTCACCGCGATTCACAAGGCGTATCAGAACCCTCGTAA
- a CDS encoding Stp1/IreP family PP2C-type Ser/Thr phosphatase produces MAANSTTPAWESTACSDPGRVRESNEDAVRIDPALGLVCVCDGMGGHASGEVASGLAVAAIHRAVAQAPGGEPAASLRSALVDASNQIHQRSEADPALRGMGTTAVAALLGKGRIAIAWAGDSRAYRYRAGRLEQRTTDHSLLQEFIQIRQPSPEEIARFPLKNVITRSLGTEPELEPETFEEVVAPGDLYLLCTDGLTNMVVDEAIAAILASEPDLDTACRRLVDAANEAGGADNITVALARYR; encoded by the coding sequence GTGGCAGCCAACTCGACGACCCCGGCCTGGGAGAGCACGGCCTGCTCGGATCCGGGCCGGGTCCGCGAAAGCAACGAGGACGCAGTCCGCATCGATCCGGCCCTCGGCCTGGTCTGCGTCTGCGACGGCATGGGCGGTCATGCCTCCGGCGAGGTCGCGAGCGGGCTCGCCGTCGCGGCCATCCACCGCGCGGTGGCGCAGGCGCCCGGGGGCGAACCTGCAGCGAGCCTGCGCTCGGCGCTGGTCGACGCATCCAACCAGATCCACCAGCGATCGGAAGCGGACCCGGCGCTCCGCGGCATGGGTACCACCGCGGTGGCCGCCCTTCTCGGCAAGGGCCGGATCGCGATCGCCTGGGCGGGCGATTCGCGCGCCTATCGCTACCGCGCCGGCAGGCTCGAGCAGCGCACCACCGATCATTCGCTCCTGCAGGAGTTCATCCAGATCCGCCAGCCCTCCCCCGAGGAGATCGCCCGCTTCCCGCTCAAGAACGTGATCACGCGCTCCCTCGGCACCGAGCCCGAGCTCGAGCCGGAGACGTTCGAGGAGGTGGTCGCGCCGGGGGACCTCTACCTCCTCTGCACCGACGGCCTCACCAACATGGTGGTCGACGAGGCGATCGCCGCGATCCTGGCGAGCGAGCCCGATCTCGACACGGCGTGCAGGCGCCTCGTCGACGCCGCCAACGAAGCGGGCGGCGCCGACAACATCACCGTGGCCCTGGCCCGCTACCGGTAG